From a region of the Calonectris borealis chromosome 2, bCalBor7.hap1.2, whole genome shotgun sequence genome:
- the E2F3 gene encoding transcription factor E2F3 isoform X4, translating into MPLQQAKRRLELGESGHQYLAEGLKTPKGKGRAATRSPDSPKTPKSPSEKTRYDTSLGLLTKKFIQLLSQSPDGVLDLNRAAEVLKVQKRRIYDITNVLEGIHLIKKKSKNNIQWMGCSLSEDGGMLAQRQGLTKEVTELTQEEKKLDELIQSCTLDLKLLTEDSENQRLAYVTYQDIRKISGLKDQTVIVVKAPPETRLEVPDPVESALIHLSSTQGPIEVYLCPEENDALSPMKTYSQDHNGNISKTISKEVASANSGQGDCSVNMATISPLASPANLLQQTEDQIPSNFEGPFVNLLPPLLQEDYLLSLGDEEGISDLFDAYDLEKLPSLVDEFIYS; encoded by the exons gcaAAACGAAGGCTGGAGCTAGGAGAAAGTGGCCACCAGTATCTTGCTGAAGGACTAAAGACTccaaaggggaaaggaagagctgCCACAAGAAGTCCAGATAGTCCAAAAA ctCCAAAATCTCCTTCAGAAAAGACTCGGTATGATACATCACTTGGCCTTCTTACAAAGAAGTTCATTCAGTTGCTGAGCCAATCTCCTGATGGGGTCTTAGATTTGAACAGAGCGGCAGAGGTCCTCAAGGTGCAAAAAAGGAGGATTTACGATATCACCAATGTACTGGAAGGCATCCATCTCATTAAGAAAAAATCCAAAAACAACATTCAGTGGAT GGGCTGCAGTCTGTCAGAGGACGGTGGCATGCtggcacagcgtcaaggcctcaCGAAGGAGGTGACCGAACTGACTCAGGAAGAGAAGAAACTGGATGAGCTAATCCAAAGTTGCACCCTGGACCTCAAGCTGCTAACAGAGGACTCGGAGAATCAGAG ATTAGCTTATGTCACGTATCAAGATATTCGAAAAATTAGTGGCCTTAAAGACCAAACTGTTATAGTTGTGAAAGCTCCTCCAGAAACAAGACTTGAAGTGCCTGACCCAGTGGAG AGTGCATTGATACATTTATCTAGTACTCAAGGACCTATTGAAGTTTATCTGTGCCCAGAGGAAAATGATGCCCTCAGTCCAATGAAAACCTATAGTCAGGACcacaatggaaatatttccaaaaccatttccaaag AAGTGGCTTCTGCTAACTCAGGACAAGGTGACTGCTCAGTAAATATGGCAACAATCTCTCCATTGGCTTCTCCAGCCAACCTTCTCCAGCAGACCGAGGACCAAATTCCCTCAAACTTTGAAGGACCGTTTGTGAATTTGCTGCCTCCTCTGCTTCAGGAAGATTATTTGCTGAGCCTCGGGGATGAAGAAGGCATCAGTGACCTCTTTGATGCTTACGATTTAGAGAAGCTTCCTTCGTTGGTGGATGAATTTATATACAGCTGA
- the E2F3 gene encoding transcription factor E2F3 isoform X3: MPLQQAKRRLELGESGHQYLAEGLKTPKGKGRAATRSPDSPKTPKSPSEKTRYDTSLGLLTKKFIQLLSQSPDGVLDLNRAAEVLKVQKRRIYDITNVLEGIHLIKKKSKNNIQWMGCSLSEDGGMLAQRQGLTKEVTELTQEEKKLDELIQSCTLDLKLLTEDSENQRLAYVTYQDIRKISGLKDQTVIVVKAPPETRLEVPDPVEQSALIHLSSTQGPIEVYLCPEENDALSPMKTYSQDHNGNISKTISKEVASANSGQGDCSVNMATISPLASPANLLQQTEDQIPSNFEGPFVNLLPPLLQEDYLLSLGDEEGISDLFDAYDLEKLPSLVDEFIYS; the protein is encoded by the exons gcaAAACGAAGGCTGGAGCTAGGAGAAAGTGGCCACCAGTATCTTGCTGAAGGACTAAAGACTccaaaggggaaaggaagagctgCCACAAGAAGTCCAGATAGTCCAAAAA ctCCAAAATCTCCTTCAGAAAAGACTCGGTATGATACATCACTTGGCCTTCTTACAAAGAAGTTCATTCAGTTGCTGAGCCAATCTCCTGATGGGGTCTTAGATTTGAACAGAGCGGCAGAGGTCCTCAAGGTGCAAAAAAGGAGGATTTACGATATCACCAATGTACTGGAAGGCATCCATCTCATTAAGAAAAAATCCAAAAACAACATTCAGTGGAT GGGCTGCAGTCTGTCAGAGGACGGTGGCATGCtggcacagcgtcaaggcctcaCGAAGGAGGTGACCGAACTGACTCAGGAAGAGAAGAAACTGGATGAGCTAATCCAAAGTTGCACCCTGGACCTCAAGCTGCTAACAGAGGACTCGGAGAATCAGAG ATTAGCTTATGTCACGTATCAAGATATTCGAAAAATTAGTGGCCTTAAAGACCAAACTGTTATAGTTGTGAAAGCTCCTCCAGAAACAAGACTTGAAGTGCCTGACCCAGTGGAG CAGAGTGCATTGATACATTTATCTAGTACTCAAGGACCTATTGAAGTTTATCTGTGCCCAGAGGAAAATGATGCCCTCAGTCCAATGAAAACCTATAGTCAGGACcacaatggaaatatttccaaaaccatttccaaag AAGTGGCTTCTGCTAACTCAGGACAAGGTGACTGCTCAGTAAATATGGCAACAATCTCTCCATTGGCTTCTCCAGCCAACCTTCTCCAGCAGACCGAGGACCAAATTCCCTCAAACTTTGAAGGACCGTTTGTGAATTTGCTGCCTCCTCTGCTTCAGGAAGATTATTTGCTGAGCCTCGGGGATGAAGAAGGCATCAGTGACCTCTTTGATGCTTACGATTTAGAGAAGCTTCCTTCGTTGGTGGATGAATTTATATACAGCTGA